The Acidimicrobiia bacterium genome includes a window with the following:
- a CDS encoding GDSL-type esterase/lipase family protein, which yields MLRPEQPDPFVRGCAFQDTDDVWYPRADPLDAARLPVDTWTSAQLPVTVRLEMIGDAEAVEVAYTTETDDLGYRGPGAGTTFALWRGGVCVDEQPAVLGEGRVRLAMGEHSPDTPATVYLPEGMKPRIMSVGAVGGSIDRAPRGPRWLAYGDSIAEGWVASGPARAWPAIVGRERGIDVVNLGYAGAARGEMATAEQISRIPAEVISIGHGTNCWTRTPHSDAQMLANTEAFLDVVRQGHPDTPIVVMTPVLRPDAERVPNRFGTDLRDIRAAITAVVRERIDEYEDDRVWLVDGLPLLRPEHLRDGIHPGDEGHEILARVFGDAVVEALGPGYAVT from the coding sequence ATGTTGCGCCCCGAGCAGCCGGATCCGTTCGTCCGCGGCTGCGCGTTCCAGGACACCGACGACGTGTGGTACCCGCGCGCGGACCCGTTGGACGCGGCGCGGCTGCCCGTCGACACGTGGACGAGCGCGCAGCTGCCCGTCACCGTGCGGCTGGAGATGATCGGCGACGCCGAGGCCGTCGAGGTCGCGTACACGACGGAGACGGACGACCTCGGCTACCGCGGTCCCGGCGCGGGCACGACGTTCGCGCTGTGGCGGGGTGGCGTCTGCGTCGACGAGCAGCCCGCGGTGCTCGGCGAGGGTCGGGTGCGACTCGCGATGGGCGAGCACTCGCCCGACACGCCGGCGACCGTCTACCTCCCGGAGGGCATGAAGCCGCGGATCATGTCGGTCGGAGCGGTGGGCGGCTCGATCGACCGCGCACCACGCGGGCCGCGGTGGCTCGCGTACGGCGACTCCATCGCGGAGGGCTGGGTCGCGTCCGGGCCGGCGCGGGCGTGGCCGGCGATCGTGGGCCGTGAGCGCGGCATCGACGTCGTGAACCTCGGCTACGCGGGCGCGGCACGCGGCGAGATGGCGACCGCCGAGCAGATCTCGCGCATCCCGGCCGAGGTCATCTCGATCGGTCACGGCACGAACTGCTGGACGCGCACCCCGCACAGCGACGCGCAGATGCTCGCGAACACGGAGGCGTTCCTCGACGTCGTCCGGCAAGGCCATCCCGACACGCCGATCGTCGTCATGACGCCGGTGCTCCGCCCGGACGCCGAGCGCGTGCCGAACCGGTTCGGTACCGATCTGCGCGACATCCGTGCAGCGATCACGGCGGTCGTGCGTGAGCGCATCGACGAGTACGAGGACGACCGGGTGTGGCTCGTCGACGGGCTCCCGCTGCTGCGTCCCGAGCACCTTCGCGACGGCATCCACCCGGGCGACGAGGGCCACGAGATCCTCGCTCGCGTGTTCGGCGACGCGGTCGTCGAGGCGCTCGGCCCGGGCTACGCGGTCACGTAG
- a CDS encoding LLM class flavin-dependent oxidoreductase, whose amino-acid sequence MKLDLLYEIDVPKPWAGPHPYGQREAEQRAYREAFEQIRLADTLGFHTTWHVEHHFREGRSHSPAPEVIIGALSQCTENLRLGFGVTLMPHAFTPPMRVAEKVATADILSGGRVEWGTGRSTPMEQIAFGVPREESRAQWQEAIEAVVRMWEEEYFEFHGTYLDFPRRMVTPKPVQDPHPPCWMAATSEGSSAVAGELGLGLLSFAILQPIQKMGQHIAQYRAAAANPTPLTRVVNDRVAAYTLVHCAESLAECERNGIWDSVWWWYKNLAEFTLEWELPNLSQEERDATFPLLKRQIEGNFDVREFHEADMIIVGDPDQCLEKMLRYEELGVDQLICYVQFGHLSHESIMRTIELLGTEIVPKLAARDVDMSVSVTTS is encoded by the coding sequence GTGAAGCTCGACCTGCTCTACGAGATCGACGTGCCCAAGCCGTGGGCCGGTCCCCATCCCTACGGGCAGCGGGAGGCGGAGCAGCGGGCCTACCGCGAGGCGTTCGAGCAGATCCGCCTGGCCGACACGCTCGGCTTCCACACCACCTGGCACGTCGAGCACCACTTCCGCGAGGGCCGGTCGCACTCGCCCGCGCCCGAGGTGATCATCGGCGCCCTCTCCCAGTGCACCGAGAACCTGCGCCTCGGCTTCGGCGTGACCCTCATGCCCCACGCCTTCACCCCGCCGATGCGCGTCGCCGAGAAGGTCGCGACTGCCGACATCCTCAGCGGGGGACGCGTCGAGTGGGGGACCGGCCGGTCGACGCCCATGGAGCAGATCGCGTTCGGGGTGCCGCGCGAAGAGAGCCGCGCGCAGTGGCAGGAGGCGATCGAGGCCGTCGTGCGCATGTGGGAGGAGGAGTACTTCGAGTTCCACGGCACGTACCTCGACTTCCCCCGCCGCATGGTGACGCCCAAGCCCGTGCAGGACCCGCACCCGCCGTGCTGGATGGCGGCGACCAGCGAGGGCAGCTCCGCCGTCGCGGGTGAGCTCGGCCTCGGGCTGCTCTCGTTCGCGATCCTCCAGCCGATCCAGAAGATGGGACAGCACATCGCGCAGTACCGCGCGGCGGCCGCGAACCCGACGCCGCTGACCCGCGTCGTGAACGATCGCGTCGCGGCGTACACGCTCGTGCACTGCGCCGAGTCCCTCGCCGAGTGCGAGCGCAACGGAATCTGGGACTCGGTGTGGTGGTGGTACAAGAACCTCGCCGAGTTCACGCTCGAGTGGGAGCTCCCGAACCTGTCGCAGGAGGAGCGCGACGCGACGTTCCCGTTGCTCAAGCGCCAGATCGAGGGGAACTTCGACGTCCGCGAGTTCCACGAGGCCGACATGATCATCGTCGGTGATCCCGACCAGTGCCTGGAGAAGATGCTGCGCTACGAGGAGCTCGGCGTCGACCAGCTGATCTGCTACGTGCAGTTCGGGCACCTGTCGCACGAGTCGATCATGCGGACGATCGAGCTGCTCGGCACCGAGATCGTCCCGAAGCTCGCGGCGCGCGACGTCGACATGTCGGTCTCGGTCACCACGAGCTGA
- a CDS encoding amidohydrolase family protein, with product MREFPKIISVDDHVVEPPNVWQDRLPAKYRDVGPRVLRAPVKEMTFVGGKLTVVPGEPSDAGEPVDWWFYEDLRRPLMRLDAAVGHDRDDITVEGTTYEWMRPGSYQVKPRLEDMDTNWIEASLCFPTFPRFCGQTFLEAKDKDLAKLCVEAYNDWMVDEWCGESGGRLIPLVIIPLWDAQLAADEVRRNAARGVHAVCFSEIPPFLGLPSVHQPDNYWDPFFAACAETATVICMHIGSSSKMPSTSADAPPAVGSTLTFANACYSLVDWLMCGAFNRFPNLKIAYSEGQIGWIPYVLERADVVWQENRAWGGVAEKVLEPPSQLFRDHVYGCFFDDAHGLRSIEEIGVGNVTYESDYPHSDSTWPRTREIAEAQTKGLDDDVIVKIMRTNAIEMLSLDIPE from the coding sequence ATGCGCGAGTTCCCGAAGATCATCTCCGTCGACGACCACGTCGTGGAGCCGCCCAACGTCTGGCAGGACCGGCTGCCGGCGAAGTACCGCGACGTCGGTCCGCGCGTGCTGCGCGCGCCGGTCAAGGAGATGACGTTCGTCGGCGGGAAGCTGACCGTCGTCCCGGGCGAGCCCAGTGACGCGGGCGAGCCCGTCGACTGGTGGTTCTACGAGGACCTCCGGCGTCCGCTCATGCGTCTCGACGCCGCCGTGGGTCATGACCGCGACGACATCACCGTCGAGGGGACCACGTACGAGTGGATGCGGCCGGGCTCGTACCAGGTGAAGCCGCGCCTCGAGGACATGGACACGAACTGGATCGAGGCGTCGCTGTGCTTCCCGACGTTCCCGCGCTTCTGCGGCCAGACCTTCCTCGAGGCCAAGGACAAGGACCTCGCGAAGCTCTGCGTCGAGGCCTACAACGACTGGATGGTCGACGAGTGGTGCGGCGAATCGGGCGGTCGCCTGATCCCGCTCGTGATCATCCCGCTCTGGGACGCCCAGCTCGCCGCCGACGAGGTGCGTCGCAACGCGGCGCGAGGCGTGCACGCGGTGTGCTTCAGCGAGATCCCGCCGTTCCTCGGCCTGCCGTCGGTCCACCAGCCCGACAACTACTGGGATCCGTTCTTCGCGGCGTGCGCGGAGACGGCCACCGTGATCTGCATGCACATCGGGTCGTCGTCGAAGATGCCGTCGACGTCCGCGGACGCGCCACCGGCGGTCGGCTCGACGCTCACGTTCGCGAACGCGTGCTACTCGCTCGTCGACTGGCTGATGTGCGGTGCCTTCAACCGGTTCCCGAACCTGAAGATCGCATACTCCGAGGGCCAGATCGGCTGGATCCCCTACGTGCTCGAGCGCGCCGACGTGGTGTGGCAGGAGAACCGCGCGTGGGGTGGCGTCGCGGAGAAGGTGCTCGAGCCGCCCAGCCAGCTGTTCCGCGACCACGTGTACGGGTGCTTCTTCGACGACGCGCACGGGCTCCGCTCGATCGAGGAGATCGGCGTCGGCAACGTGACGTACGAGAGCGACTACCCGCACTCCGACTCGACGTGGCCGCGCACGCGTGAGATCGCCGAGGCGCAGACGAAGGGTCTCGACGACGACGTGATCGTGAAGATCATGCGGACCAACGCGATCGAGATGCTGAGCCTCGACATCCCCGAATAA
- a CDS encoding acyl-CoA dehydrogenase family protein: MNLDLSDDQRELRATVASLFAKESSPERVRAAEPLGFDDALWQHVRAIGVPSMATTAGGATLVDLGVVCSEAGRALASAPVVESLVGVRLLDRLGACPDDVASGETIVTVAPIPARDGRFALVPAGAVAGVVVGLGGDELVAARDDAPGASPANLGSSPLADRTRTGDVTVVARGDAARAAYAAALDDWRVLLANGLVGAGRAALRLGVEYASTRVQFGAPIGSFQAVQQQLADVATALDGAELLALEAAWACDADPARFPLLAAMAFSFAAQTAHDAAGASLHFHGGYGFMLEYDVQLYFRRVTAWALALGGVQAATRRVGDVLAMNAPTVASVEPSATGGLDFRLGERAEAFRAEVRAFFAEHLTDDVVARVHETGTVHDWGLHRALAERGWLAASWPRELGGQERDPFEMVAFDEEVARAGAPMDGWGTTELVARTLSIVGSDEQKQRIIAPALRGEILVCLGYSEPDAGSDVASVVTRAVRDGDEWVVNGQKMFTTMAHESDYVFLLTRTNPDVPKHRGLTMFLVPLDAAGVEIAPVRTLGGERTNITFYNDVRVPDSARVGEVDGGWDVMTVALAFERNPTANGEEGRLLRRMLRWARETGAFNDVTMRDVLARVATETEVGRLLAYRMAWVSARGELPIVEGSEAKLFGSESFRRASADLLALLGPSGVLQRGEAGAPVDGWAEHAFRHAVVTTIYAGSSEIQRSIIAERGLGLPRSR; the protein is encoded by the coding sequence GTGAACCTCGACCTGTCGGACGACCAGCGCGAGCTCCGGGCCACCGTCGCGTCATTGTTCGCGAAGGAGTCGTCGCCGGAGCGCGTCCGGGCCGCCGAGCCACTCGGGTTCGACGACGCGCTGTGGCAGCACGTCCGCGCGATCGGCGTGCCGAGCATGGCGACGACCGCGGGCGGCGCGACACTCGTCGACCTCGGGGTCGTGTGCTCCGAAGCCGGCCGCGCGCTCGCGTCGGCCCCGGTCGTCGAGTCGTTGGTCGGCGTCCGGCTGCTCGACCGTCTCGGCGCGTGCCCGGACGACGTCGCGAGCGGCGAGACGATCGTGACCGTCGCCCCCATCCCGGCCCGCGACGGCCGGTTCGCGCTCGTCCCCGCGGGCGCGGTCGCGGGCGTCGTCGTCGGGCTCGGCGGCGACGAGCTCGTGGCCGCGCGCGACGACGCGCCCGGGGCGTCACCCGCGAACCTCGGCTCGTCACCCCTCGCCGACCGCACGAGGACGGGGGATGTCACCGTCGTCGCGCGCGGTGACGCCGCGCGCGCCGCGTACGCCGCGGCACTCGACGACTGGAGGGTCCTGCTCGCGAACGGGCTCGTGGGAGCCGGGCGCGCCGCGCTGCGGCTCGGCGTGGAGTACGCGTCGACGCGCGTGCAGTTCGGCGCGCCGATCGGCTCGTTCCAGGCCGTCCAGCAGCAGCTGGCCGACGTCGCGACCGCGCTCGACGGTGCCGAGCTCCTCGCGCTCGAAGCAGCATGGGCGTGCGACGCCGATCCCGCTCGCTTCCCGCTCCTGGCCGCCATGGCCTTCTCGTTCGCGGCGCAGACCGCGCACGACGCGGCCGGCGCGAGCCTCCACTTCCACGGCGGCTACGGGTTCATGCTCGAGTACGACGTGCAGCTGTACTTCCGTCGCGTCACCGCGTGGGCGCTCGCACTGGGCGGTGTCCAGGCGGCGACGCGACGCGTCGGTGACGTGCTCGCGATGAATGCGCCGACCGTCGCGAGCGTGGAGCCGTCGGCAACGGGCGGTCTCGACTTCCGGCTCGGCGAGCGTGCCGAGGCGTTCCGCGCCGAGGTCCGCGCCTTCTTCGCCGAGCACCTCACGGACGACGTCGTCGCGCGCGTGCACGAGACGGGCACGGTGCACGACTGGGGGCTGCACCGTGCGCTGGCGGAACGCGGATGGCTGGCTGCCTCCTGGCCGCGCGAGCTGGGCGGGCAGGAGCGCGACCCGTTCGAGATGGTCGCGTTCGACGAGGAGGTCGCCCGGGCGGGCGCGCCGATGGACGGCTGGGGGACGACCGAGCTCGTCGCACGCACGTTGTCGATCGTCGGCAGCGACGAGCAGAAGCAACGGATCATCGCGCCGGCGCTGCGCGGCGAGATCCTCGTGTGCCTCGGCTACTCGGAGCCCGATGCCGGCTCGGACGTCGCGTCCGTGGTCACGCGTGCCGTCCGTGACGGTGACGAGTGGGTCGTGAACGGCCAGAAGATGTTCACGACGATGGCTCACGAGTCCGACTACGTCTTCCTGCTGACGCGGACCAATCCCGACGTGCCGAAGCATCGTGGGCTCACGATGTTCCTGGTGCCGCTCGACGCGGCGGGCGTCGAGATCGCGCCCGTGCGGACGCTCGGCGGCGAACGGACGAACATCACGTTCTACAACGACGTGCGCGTTCCCGACTCCGCACGCGTCGGCGAGGTCGACGGCGGCTGGGACGTCATGACCGTCGCCCTCGCGTTCGAGCGGAACCCGACCGCGAACGGCGAGGAGGGTCGCCTCCTCCGGCGGATGCTCCGCTGGGCGCGTGAAACCGGCGCGTTCAACGACGTGACCATGCGGGACGTCCTCGCGCGCGTCGCGACCGAGACCGAGGTCGGTCGCCTGCTCGCGTACCGGATGGCGTGGGTGTCCGCGCGCGGCGAGCTCCCGATCGTCGAAGGCTCCGAGGCGAAGCTGTTCGGGAGCGAGTCGTTCCGGCGCGCGAGCGCCGACCTGCTCGCGCTGCTCGGCCCCTCGGGCGTGCTGCAGCGCGGCGAGGCCGGCGCGCCCGTCGACGGGTGGGCCGAGCACGCGTTCCGGCACGCGGTGGTGACGACGATCTACGCGGGGTCGAGCGAGATCCAGCGCTCGATCATCGCCGAGCGCGGCCTCGGCCTCCCTCGTTCGCGGTGA
- the gdhA gene encoding NADP-specific glutamate dehydrogenase — MLDDKVQSIYETVVRRNPGELEFHQAVREVLGSIGPVLSKHPELTRMKLVERICEPERQIIFRVPWQDDHGEVHINRGFRVEANSALGPYKGGLRFHPTVNLGIVKFLGFEQTFKNALTGLPIGGGKGGSDFDPKGRSDDEVMRFCQSFMTELYRHLGEYTDVPAGDIGVGQREIGYLFGQYKRITNRYEAGVLTGKAIPYGGSHVRTEATGYGLVFFVEEMLRTRGETLDGRTCVVSGSGNVAIYAIEKAMQLGARVVACSDSSGFVVDEDGLDVDLLKQIKEVDRSRIDQYVKHRSRARFTPAGSIWTVPCDVALPCATQNEITGTDAQVLVRSGCTVVAEGANMPTTEDGVRTFHDAGVALGPAKAANAGGVATSALEMQQNASRDNWTFEHTEQRLAGIMRDIHTLCYETADEYGTPGNYVNGANIAGFLTVAEAMAGLGLI, encoded by the coding sequence GTGCTCGACGACAAGGTGCAGTCCATCTACGAGACGGTCGTCCGGCGGAACCCCGGTGAGCTGGAGTTCCACCAGGCCGTCCGTGAGGTGCTGGGGTCGATCGGGCCGGTGCTGTCGAAGCACCCCGAGCTGACGCGGATGAAGCTCGTCGAGCGGATCTGCGAGCCCGAGCGCCAGATCATCTTCCGCGTGCCGTGGCAGGACGACCACGGCGAGGTCCACATCAACCGGGGCTTCCGCGTCGAGGCCAACAGCGCGCTCGGCCCGTACAAGGGCGGGCTCCGGTTCCATCCGACGGTGAACCTGGGGATCGTGAAGTTCCTCGGGTTCGAGCAGACGTTCAAGAACGCGCTCACCGGGCTCCCGATCGGCGGCGGGAAGGGCGGATCCGACTTCGACCCGAAGGGACGCTCCGACGACGAGGTCATGCGGTTCTGCCAGAGCTTCATGACCGAGCTGTATCGCCATCTCGGCGAGTACACCGACGTGCCGGCCGGCGACATCGGCGTCGGCCAGCGCGAGATCGGCTACCTGTTCGGGCAGTACAAGCGCATCACCAACCGCTACGAGGCGGGCGTGCTCACCGGCAAGGCGATCCCCTACGGCGGCTCGCACGTCCGCACCGAGGCGACGGGCTACGGGCTCGTGTTCTTCGTCGAGGAGATGCTGCGGACGCGCGGTGAGACGCTCGACGGGCGAACGTGCGTCGTCTCCGGCTCGGGCAACGTCGCGATCTACGCGATCGAGAAGGCGATGCAGCTGGGCGCGCGCGTCGTCGCGTGCTCCGACTCGAGCGGCTTCGTCGTCGACGAGGACGGGCTCGACGTCGACCTGCTCAAGCAGATCAAGGAGGTCGACCGCTCGCGCATCGACCAGTACGTGAAGCACCGCTCGCGCGCGCGCTTCACACCGGCCGGGAGCATCTGGACGGTGCCGTGCGACGTCGCGCTCCCGTGCGCGACGCAGAACGAGATCACGGGAACGGACGCGCAGGTGCTCGTGCGCAGCGGCTGCACCGTCGTCGCCGAAGGGGCGAACATGCCGACGACCGAGGACGGCGTGCGGACGTTCCACGATGCCGGCGTCGCGCTCGGGCCGGCCAAGGCCGCGAACGCGGGCGGCGTCGCGACGTCTGCGCTCGAGATGCAGCAGAACGCGTCGCGCGACAACTGGACGTTCGAGCACACGGAGCAGCGGCTCGCGGGGATCATGCGCGACATCCACACGCTCTGCTACGAGACGGCCGACGAGTACGGCACGCCGGGCAACTACGTGAACGGGGCGAACATCGCCGGGTTCCTCACCGTCGCGGAGGCGATGGCCGGCCTCGGCCTGATCTGA
- a CDS encoding SDR family NAD(P)-dependent oxidoreductase has protein sequence MKCGPREEETREEDDVKDPREAFDLSGRVAIVTGAGSGIGRASARMLAAVGATVVCADVAGNAAKDTATSITTEGGNATSAEVDVAQSEQVDALVDGTVREHGRLDVMCNIAGIMHNSLVVDTDNADLDRVLAVNLKGVFYGCRAAARVMTARGIGSIVNMASGAIDTPAPTIVCYAMAKAGVAQLTKTLATEVGPQGVRVNAVAPGWIVTGMTGRHFTNPDGTIDQDRFDAVSAPMRNAAPLGRVGEPDDIAYAVLYLASDAASFVTGQIVRPNGGLSIP, from the coding sequence GTGAAGTGCGGGCCGCGTGAGGAGGAGACGCGTGAGGAGGACGACGTGAAGGATCCGCGTGAGGCGTTCGACCTGAGCGGTCGTGTCGCGATCGTCACCGGCGCCGGGAGCGGCATCGGGCGCGCCAGCGCACGAATGCTCGCCGCCGTCGGCGCGACCGTCGTGTGCGCCGACGTCGCGGGCAACGCCGCGAAGGACACCGCGACGTCGATCACGACGGAAGGCGGCAACGCGACGTCGGCCGAGGTCGACGTCGCGCAGAGCGAGCAGGTCGACGCGCTCGTCGACGGCACGGTGCGCGAGCACGGGCGGCTCGACGTCATGTGCAACATCGCCGGCATCATGCACAACAGCCTCGTCGTCGACACCGACAACGCCGATCTCGACCGCGTTCTCGCCGTCAACCTGAAGGGCGTGTTCTACGGATGCCGCGCGGCGGCGCGCGTCATGACCGCGCGGGGCATTGGGAGCATCGTGAACATGGCGTCCGGCGCGATCGACACGCCGGCGCCGACGATCGTCTGCTACGCGATGGCGAAGGCCGGTGTCGCGCAGCTGACGAAGACCCTGGCGACGGAGGTGGGCCCGCAAGGGGTGCGCGTGAACGCCGTCGCGCCGGGGTGGATCGTCACGGGCATGACCGGGCGGCACTTCACGAACCCGGACGGCACGATCGACCAGGACCGCTTCGACGCGGTGTCCGCGCCGATGCGCAACGCCGCACCGCTGGGGCGCGTCGGCGAGCCCGACGACATCGCGTACGCGGTGCTGTACCTCGCGTCCGACGCCGCGAGCTTCGTGACCGGCCAGATCGTCCGCCCGAACGGCGGGCTCTCGATCCCGTAG
- a CDS encoding TIGR03619 family F420-dependent LLM class oxidoreductase, with amino-acid sequence MTSIVPAGQLAYGMQLQVQSQSRMYAEPWEADAGRDALVAIARKAEETGFFYIAVCDHVAIPKPFDERMGTTWYDTVATLGYLGAVTERVHLLSHVFVAAYRHPLVTAKSFMTLDELTGGRVIFGVGTGHVEGEFDLLGVDFKARGRITDEAIDVIRAAFDDEYPSVDTESFHVHDAGMAPRPRARIPIWVGGSSKPALRRAARRGDGWLPQGTPRADMPAAIAYLRDERARAGREDAIDIGAITEILYVGEPTWDVGAHTLHGKPAAIADSLREFGAMGVDHVQVRFRNRSLDELLDQMDAFGTEVAPLLSE; translated from the coding sequence ATGACGTCGATCGTCCCCGCCGGGCAGCTCGCCTACGGCATGCAGCTGCAGGTGCAGTCGCAGAGCCGCATGTACGCGGAGCCGTGGGAGGCGGACGCCGGCCGCGACGCGCTCGTCGCCATCGCACGCAAGGCGGAGGAGACGGGCTTCTTCTACATCGCGGTGTGCGACCACGTCGCGATCCCGAAGCCGTTCGACGAGCGCATGGGCACGACGTGGTACGACACCGTCGCGACGCTCGGGTACCTCGGCGCCGTCACCGAGCGTGTGCACCTGCTGTCGCACGTCTTCGTCGCCGCGTACCGGCATCCGCTCGTGACCGCGAAGTCGTTCATGACGCTCGACGAGCTGACCGGCGGGCGCGTGATCTTCGGCGTCGGGACCGGTCACGTCGAAGGCGAGTTCGACCTGCTCGGCGTCGACTTCAAGGCGCGCGGTCGCATCACCGACGAGGCGATCGACGTCATCCGCGCCGCGTTCGACGACGAGTACCCGTCCGTCGACACGGAGAGCTTCCACGTCCACGACGCCGGGATGGCACCGCGGCCGCGCGCGCGGATCCCGATCTGGGTCGGCGGCTCGTCGAAGCCCGCGTTGCGGCGCGCCGCGCGGCGTGGCGACGGTTGGCTCCCGCAGGGCACGCCGCGTGCGGACATGCCGGCAGCGATCGCGTACCTGCGCGACGAGCGCGCGCGTGCGGGCCGCGAGGACGCGATCGACATCGGCGCGATCACCGAGATCCTCTACGTCGGCGAGCCGACCTGGGACGTCGGCGCGCACACCTTGCACGGCAAGCCGGCCGCGATCGCCGACAGCCTCCGCGAGTTCGGGGCCATGGGCGTCGATCACGTCCAGGTCCGGTTCCGCAACCGCTCCCTCGACGAGCTGCTGGACCAGATGGACGCCTTCGGCACCGAGGTCGCACCGCTACTCTCCGAGTAG
- a CDS encoding helix-turn-helix domain-containing protein — translation MAPSAARTVALLDFLASHPTERFGVSELARRLDASKATLHALVATLTDAGYLLRHPVDKTYSLGPALVAVGNAAASRQIDVVDHARGEMRRLADELDVLCVASAAIGDEIVILGREGDLGPLAPDVRVGHRLPLVPPLGTVFMAWSSDAEIEAWLQRTGPSAPADRIARFRSAVAAVRDRGYSLALEADARIQIGRALGARDPGADASRLARLVEELGHEEYVLAELEHASSYRLSMIAAPVFGADGSVVLALTLFGFRASLDPVEIRVLADRLVEATRIVTKSVHGRPN, via the coding sequence ATGGCACCGTCCGCGGCGCGGACCGTCGCGCTGCTCGACTTCCTCGCGTCGCACCCGACGGAGCGCTTCGGCGTGTCCGAGCTCGCGCGCCGTCTCGACGCGAGCAAGGCGACGCTGCACGCGCTCGTCGCCACCTTGACGGACGCCGGATACCTGCTGCGCCACCCCGTCGACAAGACGTACTCGCTCGGCCCGGCGCTCGTCGCGGTCGGGAACGCGGCCGCGTCGCGCCAGATCGACGTCGTCGACCACGCGCGCGGCGAGATGCGCCGACTCGCGGACGAGCTCGACGTGCTGTGCGTCGCGAGCGCGGCGATCGGTGACGAGATCGTGATCCTCGGGCGCGAGGGGGATCTCGGCCCGCTCGCACCCGACGTGCGCGTCGGTCACCGGCTCCCGCTCGTCCCGCCGCTCGGCACCGTGTTCATGGCGTGGTCGTCCGACGCCGAGATCGAGGCGTGGTTGCAGCGGACCGGTCCGAGCGCGCCCGCGGATCGCATCGCCCGGTTCCGCAGCGCGGTCGCAGCGGTGCGCGACCGCGGGTACTCGCTCGCGCTGGAGGCCGACGCGCGCATCCAGATCGGCCGCGCGCTCGGTGCCCGCGATCCGGGCGCGGACGCCTCCCGCCTCGCCCGTCTCGTCGAGGAGCTCGGTCACGAGGAGTACGTGCTGGCCGAGCTCGAGCACGCGTCGTCGTACCGGCTCAGCATGATCGCGGCACCGGTGTTCGGCGCGGACGGCTCCGTCGTGCTCGCGCTGACGTTGTTCGGCTTCCGCGCGTCGCTGGACCCGGTCGAGATCCGCGTGCTCGCCGACCGGCTCGTCGAGGCGACCCGCATCGTGACGAAGTCCGTGCACGGTCGGCCAAACTGA
- a CDS encoding glucose 1-dehydrogenase — translation MDGRVAIVTGAATGIGRASAVAFARRGARVVVADVNDDAAQETVALVKDAGTDARFVHTDVTSADSVAAMVATAIDSFGRLDFAHNNAGMSGTAAGVVDCTEEQWNRTIALNLTGVWLCMKHEIPRMLEIGGGAIVNTSSGAGLVGFAALPAYVASKHGVIGLTKSAALELVRQGVRVNAICPGTTRTPMIEGYIGGDANVERMMTAASPLGRMATPEEMAEAAVWLCSDAASFVNGVALPVDAGAVAQ, via the coding sequence ATGGACGGCCGCGTCGCGATCGTGACGGGTGCCGCGACCGGCATCGGGCGGGCGTCGGCGGTCGCGTTCGCGCGACGCGGTGCACGCGTGGTCGTCGCGGACGTCAACGACGACGCCGCGCAGGAGACCGTCGCGCTCGTGAAGGACGCCGGCACCGACGCGCGCTTCGTGCACACCGACGTCACGAGCGCGGACAGCGTCGCCGCGATGGTCGCGACCGCGATCGACTCGTTCGGGCGCTTGGATTTCGCGCACAACAACGCGGGCATGAGCGGGACGGCGGCGGGTGTCGTCGACTGCACCGAGGAGCAGTGGAACCGGACGATCGCGCTGAACCTCACCGGCGTCTGGCTGTGCATGAAGCACGAGATCCCGCGCATGCTCGAGATCGGAGGCGGCGCGATCGTCAACACGTCGTCCGGCGCGGGGCTCGTCGGCTTCGCGGCGCTCCCCGCGTACGTCGCGAGCAAGCACGGCGTGATCGGGCTCACGAAGTCCGCCGCGCTCGAGCTCGTCCGGCAGGGCGTGCGCGTCAACGCGATCTGCCCGGGCACGACCCGCACCCCGATGATCGAGGGCTACATCGGCGGGGACGCGAACGTCGAGCGGATGATGACGGCCGCGTCGCCGCTCGGTCGCATGGCCACGCCCGAGGAGATGGCCGAGGCGGCCGTCTGGCTGTGCAGCGACGCGGCGTCGTTCGTGAACGGGGTCGCGCTGCCCGTGGACGCCGGCGCGGTCGCCCAGTAG